A portion of the Leptospira kanakyensis genome contains these proteins:
- a CDS encoding YebC/PmpR family DNA-binding transcriptional regulator has product MSGHSKWATIRRKKGAIDAKRGAIFTRIAKEISVAAKDGGGDQEGNPRLRLAVTKAKAANMPKDNIERAIKKGTGGLEGMVYEECLYECYALGGVAIMVDVLTDKKSRTTPEIKSILTKLGGSLANAGAVSRLFERKGQITLKADQISEEALFDLALGAGAEDIQVNDGMYTVITAPAEYEAVQSALSTKGLNMEESEIKYIPMTTVEVNDKETAEKVMKLIENLEANDDVQGVSSNFELGDGVELD; this is encoded by the coding sequence ATGTCAGGACACTCGAAATGGGCGACGATTCGAAGAAAAAAAGGAGCCATTGACGCGAAAAGGGGCGCCATCTTTACAAGGATTGCCAAAGAAATTTCCGTAGCTGCCAAAGATGGTGGTGGAGACCAAGAAGGAAATCCAAGACTTCGCCTTGCTGTCACAAAAGCGAAAGCTGCCAACATGCCAAAAGACAATATCGAACGGGCCATCAAAAAGGGAACGGGCGGTTTGGAAGGTATGGTGTATGAAGAGTGTCTGTACGAATGTTACGCACTTGGTGGCGTTGCGATTATGGTGGATGTCCTCACTGATAAAAAATCACGTACTACTCCCGAAATTAAAAGCATTCTAACTAAACTGGGTGGTTCACTCGCCAACGCCGGTGCAGTCTCTCGCCTTTTTGAACGCAAAGGCCAAATCACACTCAAGGCAGACCAAATTTCCGAAGAAGCATTGTTTGATTTAGCACTCGGTGCCGGTGCCGAAGACATCCAAGTGAACGATGGGATGTATACGGTGATCACGGCTCCCGCTGAATACGAAGCGGTTCAATCGGCTCTTTCTACAAAAGGACTGAATATGGAAGAATCCGAAATCAAATACATTCCCATGACGACTGTGGAAGTGAACGACAAAGAAACTGCAGAAAAAGTGATGAAGTTAATTGAAAACTTAGAAGCCAACGACGATGTCCAAGGTGTGAGTTCCAACTTTGAGTTAGGCGACGGAGTGGAATTGGATTAA
- a CDS encoding response regulator translates to MHFIMAIENDLNSAQDLENIFLGLRQRVVITKFSQTVQEYVKSSNPDIILMGLTFKDKKELEFVLELRRDVITHNIPILAMIPKEDTNFIANQKALGFTDYMVKPLAKQPLLDRIHSHIEEYKFSESSKTRDNMSFIVVDRGHGRVLFQCRANLKRYVFPEFKKIFTPNFLKSILAERICFDVRVVPELGKEEVEVFERVMKLFSGHEKVVFIAGRHMGAFIEHASDDEKMLVFMAPNEFDEYVKMEEQKVEEQRKKEKKEKFAKDSAKENAQTPPTSLGDVKIEIPMGGAALPITPENPTVPETPAETPPNSDSTNNPPQS, encoded by the coding sequence ATGCATTTTATCATGGCGATAGAAAACGATCTAAATTCCGCACAGGACTTAGAAAATATCTTCCTTGGTTTACGCCAACGAGTTGTCATAACGAAATTTTCGCAAACTGTTCAAGAATATGTAAAATCCTCTAACCCAGATATCATTCTGATGGGATTAACTTTTAAGGACAAAAAAGAATTAGAATTTGTTTTGGAACTAAGACGGGATGTCATCACACACAACATCCCTATCTTGGCAATGATTCCGAAAGAAGATACTAACTTTATCGCAAATCAAAAAGCCCTTGGTTTTACAGATTATATGGTGAAACCTTTAGCCAAACAACCACTCCTCGATCGAATTCATTCCCATATTGAAGAATATAAATTTAGCGAATCTTCAAAAACTAGGGACAATATGTCTTTTATCGTTGTGGATCGAGGACATGGGCGTGTGTTGTTCCAATGCCGCGCCAATCTCAAACGATATGTTTTTCCTGAATTCAAAAAAATATTCACTCCTAACTTTTTAAAATCCATTCTAGCAGAACGTATTTGTTTTGATGTTCGTGTGGTTCCGGAACTCGGCAAAGAAGAAGTAGAAGTTTTCGAACGAGTGATGAAACTTTTCTCAGGTCATGAAAAGGTTGTATTTATTGCAGGCCGCCATATGGGAGCTTTCATTGAACACGCATCAGATGATGAAAAAATGTTAGTATTCATGGCTCCGAACGAATTCGATGAATACGTTAAAATGGAAGAACAGAAAGTAGAAGAACAACGTAAGAAAGAGAAAAAAGAAAAGTTTGCAAAAGATAGTGCAAAGGAAAACGCACAAACTCCTCCGACTTCCTTAGGAGATGTAAAAATAGAAATTCCAATGGGAGGCGCGGCCCTTCCAATAACACCGGAAAATCCAACCGTTCCCGAAACACCCGCAGAAACGCCACCTAATTCTGATTCTACGAACAATCCGCCACAATCATAA
- a CDS encoding EAL domain-containing protein: MKNQLFTGPYYFGMKDLDVFKKHFIQENQGKPLFLIRFENISGIELTEFLDLLRTEFYSCLDLEDICFGFHYLEKQDILLMGISPLFEWDIEKFPNIENSVGKFQQQCLQNKIVSFHFGVSRTQSNFISDSDEIYKELYKSSEKNLNDNLVRWSWTYYNKANTYISGSVHEAMIQPTVIFNPKDKTYSVKGGEVFLGGGAYVGYKDLINDIPSDQDLNRIELLILEKLIIACEGAPGLLKFNISPQSLIDTFSHIDRVDRLQRLIQNKDLIPENIRFELVEKPYDDSHFPLKDVCHAFYSHGMSFAADDFGVKSQSHQIVLDLGIMIKEFKLDPISFKFKIEEDQIKFLDNLAFIDYCKRLADNREAVITAEAVEDYDTLRFLMEHQIYQFQANILFGKMTVSDYKRDFDLLHSIHEDVVKEVLTDKILSEKQKKVGNLFRVASEAGLI, encoded by the coding sequence TTGAAAAATCAACTATTCACTGGTCCCTATTATTTTGGTATGAAGGACTTGGATGTGTTCAAAAAACATTTTATCCAAGAAAACCAAGGGAAACCACTTTTCCTCATTCGTTTCGAAAACATTTCCGGCATTGAACTCACTGAATTTTTGGATCTGCTCCGAACCGAGTTTTATTCCTGTTTGGATTTAGAAGACATTTGTTTCGGATTTCATTATTTAGAAAAACAAGATATACTACTTATGGGTATTTCTCCCCTTTTTGAGTGGGACATTGAAAAGTTTCCCAATATCGAAAATTCGGTGGGGAAATTCCAACAACAATGTTTACAAAATAAAATTGTATCCTTTCATTTTGGAGTCTCAAGAACCCAATCTAATTTTATCTCCGATAGCGATGAAATTTATAAAGAATTGTATAAATCTTCCGAAAAAAATCTAAACGACAATTTAGTTCGTTGGAGTTGGACATACTACAATAAAGCAAATACTTACATCTCTGGATCTGTTCATGAAGCTATGATCCAACCCACTGTGATCTTCAACCCAAAAGATAAAACTTATTCGGTAAAAGGTGGTGAGGTGTTTCTCGGTGGCGGGGCATACGTAGGTTACAAAGATTTAATCAATGACATTCCTTCTGACCAGGATTTAAACCGAATAGAACTTTTGATTTTAGAAAAGTTGATCATTGCTTGTGAAGGGGCACCTGGATTATTAAAATTCAATATTTCACCTCAGTCCTTGATTGATACATTTTCTCATATCGATCGAGTGGATCGGTTACAGCGACTCATTCAAAATAAAGATTTAATTCCTGAAAACATAAGATTTGAACTCGTGGAAAAACCTTATGATGATTCCCATTTTCCACTAAAAGATGTTTGCCATGCCTTTTATTCTCATGGAATGAGTTTTGCTGCTGATGACTTTGGAGTTAAAAGTCAATCTCACCAAATTGTTTTGGATCTTGGGATTATGATTAAAGAATTCAAATTAGATCCTATTAGTTTTAAGTTCAAAATTGAAGAAGACCAAATTAAATTTTTGGACAACTTAGCATTTATTGATTATTGCAAACGCCTCGCTGATAACAGAGAAGCAGTAATCACTGCCGAAGCTGTTGAGGATTATGATACTTTACGATTCCTTATGGAACACCAAATTTATCAATTCCAAGCAAATATTCTTTTTGGAAAAATGACAGTATCAGATTATAAAAGAGATTTTGATCTTCTCCATTCCATTCATGAAGATGTTGTGAAAGAAGTATTGACAGATAAAATTTTGTCAGAAAAACAAAAGAAAGTTGGGAATTTGTTTCGAGTTGCATCAGAGGCGGGTTTAATTTAA
- a CDS encoding enoyl-CoA hydratase/isomerase family protein — protein sequence MNYKREVIDIPNGKGEIIRFQMNDQNSLTGQNMRDLGEILNEIKADNSKRGVILTTDNPKFFCNGLDAENLLSTSRDKLIDEVGGIVILFGELVKFDKPLITEVTGHAMGGGAVITVASDFKYMLDGKGRIGFTEVNVGLPLPGSFIDRIRMCVDPRYWAEVCLEGSTYKGAEAKKIGLIDEIAPTPEDIRKIALKKLETLSKVPSAAYRSTKNTLNGALLANLEQYKKDTIKSFEQPGVVDNLLEAMTALKEKRRPVFK from the coding sequence ATGAATTACAAACGCGAAGTCATCGACATCCCCAACGGTAAAGGCGAAATCATTCGCTTTCAAATGAATGATCAGAACTCACTGACAGGACAGAACATGAGAGATCTCGGTGAGATCTTAAATGAAATCAAAGCCGACAATTCTAAACGAGGTGTTATCTTAACCACAGACAATCCTAAGTTTTTTTGTAATGGCCTAGATGCCGAAAATTTACTTTCCACAAGTCGTGACAAACTCATCGATGAAGTTGGTGGAATTGTGATCCTTTTTGGTGAACTGGTTAAGTTTGATAAACCTTTAATCACTGAAGTCACTGGTCATGCTATGGGTGGTGGTGCAGTGATCACTGTGGCATCCGATTTTAAATATATGCTCGATGGAAAAGGAAGGATTGGATTTACAGAAGTGAATGTTGGCCTTCCACTCCCTGGAAGTTTTATTGATCGCATTCGTATGTGTGTGGATCCAAGATACTGGGCAGAAGTTTGTTTGGAAGGATCCACTTACAAAGGAGCAGAAGCTAAAAAAATTGGACTGATTGATGAAATCGCTCCTACGCCAGAAGACATAAGAAAGATCGCTCTAAAAAAATTAGAAACACTTTCTAAGGTTCCGTCTGCAGCCTATCGTTCCACAAAGAATACTTTAAATGGTGCCCTCCTTGCAAATTTAGAACAATATAAGAAGGATACGATCAAATCCTTTGAACAACCAGGTGTTGTTGACAATCTACTCGAAGCAATGACAGCTCTTAAGGAAAAACGTAGACCCGTTTTTAAATAA
- a CDS encoding acyl-CoA dehydrogenase family protein: MIDFSITDEQKALRDLARDFAKNEMIPKAEHHDHTGEYPKEILKKAFDVGLMNMHIPAEYGGAGLGVLDELIASEELFYGCSGMATAILANNLALAPVLLGADDFVMKKFIQPMTENFTLAAYAVTEPGAGSDVAGIRTTAKRVGDEYIVNGSKMWITNAGHADWFFVLAKTDPNAGHKGMTGFIVDAKTPGIIIGKKEKNMGQRCSDTRGVTFEDVKVPKENMIGKEGEGFKIAMGAFDKTRPAVAIGAVGVARAALDHSIRYANTRNAFGKPISVNQGVSFIIAEMARDIEAGRLLCWQSAWLIDNGFRNTYQASIAKVFCADMAMRVTTDAVQIFGGYGFNEEYPVEKLMRDAKIFQIYEGTSQIQRVIISKFLNDGVGIETPNA, encoded by the coding sequence ATGATCGATTTTTCCATCACCGATGAACAAAAAGCCCTCCGCGATTTAGCAAGAGATTTCGCCAAAAATGAAATGATTCCGAAGGCGGAACACCATGACCACACAGGTGAATATCCCAAAGAAATTTTAAAGAAAGCTTTTGACGTAGGCCTTATGAATATGCACATCCCCGCTGAATACGGTGGTGCTGGCCTCGGTGTTTTGGACGAACTCATTGCCTCTGAAGAGTTATTTTACGGTTGTTCGGGAATGGCAACGGCCATCCTCGCAAATAACCTTGCATTAGCGCCTGTTTTACTTGGTGCTGATGATTTTGTAATGAAAAAATTCATCCAACCAATGACTGAAAATTTTACATTGGCTGCTTATGCGGTAACCGAACCTGGTGCTGGTTCCGATGTGGCTGGAATTCGAACCACAGCAAAAAGAGTAGGTGACGAATACATTGTGAATGGATCCAAAATGTGGATCACTAACGCAGGTCATGCGGACTGGTTTTTTGTTTTAGCAAAAACAGATCCAAATGCTGGCCACAAAGGTATGACTGGATTCATCGTAGATGCAAAAACTCCAGGAATTATCATCGGTAAAAAAGAAAAAAATATGGGACAACGTTGTTCCGACACTCGTGGTGTTACCTTTGAAGACGTAAAAGTTCCTAAAGAAAACATGATCGGAAAAGAGGGTGAGGGGTTCAAAATTGCCATGGGTGCTTTTGATAAAACTCGTCCTGCTGTTGCGATTGGGGCTGTTGGTGTGGCTCGTGCGGCCCTTGATCACTCCATTCGTTATGCAAACACTCGTAATGCGTTCGGAAAACCAATTTCTGTGAACCAAGGTGTGAGTTTTATCATTGCTGAGATGGCTCGTGATATCGAAGCAGGAAGACTTCTTTGCTGGCAATCAGCTTGGCTTATCGATAACGGATTTAGAAACACATACCAAGCATCCATTGCAAAAGTATTCTGTGCTGATATGGCAATGCGCGTCACAACAGATGCAGTGCAAATCTTTGGTGGTTACGGATTCAACGAAGAATACCCTGTAGAAAAATTAATGCGTGATGCAAAAATCTTCCAAATCTACGAAGGAACTTCACAAATCCAACGTGTGATCATTTCCAAATTTCTTAATGATGGTGTTGGGATCGAAACTCCTAACGCGTAA
- a CDS encoding ABC transporter ATP-binding protein: protein MKYFLRLLSYSVHYRERFVLGLVFALLTAVLNGISLTALIPLFDSLGGDKNNRFHLDLTLPEKTILVQEVLLGEDSLDGLERLKRLIISAKLQINEFTADMEPKEVVWAVCIAVFPLYLLKLGTYLLSVFCIATAGYKAVRDIRQELFQKVQRLPLTYFYKEKTGLIMSRVINDAEIVAAVISSNLRDAVINFFYVLTHLMILIYLNSELLLLACLTIPVVIMPVTLFTRKISSSTARFQEKLADLNSHIQEFISGIKVIRTFRQENQDLKKFDHINFRVYRRTFKGQFYLQMAPSLVELTSSIVVLGYFAMGAKFIYSGKFTQGEFMAFLLTLLFLLRPLTQLSQMVGKITQANSAGKRIFEIIDRDSEVVEHGDEIILEKIEKGIQFDDIHFSYPGTNQEVLKGINLDIKLGETYAFVGTSGSGKSTMMDLIPRFFDPTAGKIRIDGIDIRNYSLKSLRKKIGIVTQEIFLFHGTIADNIAYGTGAATRKEVVRAARLANAHDFITNMENGYDTVIGVRGLDLSGGQRQRLVIARALLRNAEIMILDEATSALDAESERLVSRALERLFKNRTTFIIAHRLSTVRRVKNIVVIEEGEIKEQGDHDSLLAQNGIYKKLYESQFAETEIQI, encoded by the coding sequence ATGAAATATTTTTTAAGACTATTGTCCTATTCTGTGCACTACCGAGAACGATTTGTTTTGGGGCTCGTCTTTGCACTATTGACAGCTGTTTTGAATGGTATTTCCCTTACAGCGTTAATCCCCCTTTTTGATTCGTTAGGTGGAGACAAAAACAATCGTTTTCATTTAGATTTAACGCTGCCTGAAAAAACAATTCTAGTTCAAGAAGTACTACTCGGTGAAGATAGTTTGGACGGACTGGAACGACTCAAACGTCTCATCATATCTGCAAAACTCCAAATCAATGAATTCACTGCGGATATGGAACCAAAAGAAGTGGTTTGGGCGGTTTGTATCGCGGTATTTCCACTTTACCTTTTAAAACTAGGCACTTATCTTTTGTCTGTTTTTTGTATTGCTACTGCTGGATATAAAGCAGTGAGGGACATTCGCCAAGAGTTATTCCAGAAAGTCCAAAGGTTACCTCTCACATATTTTTACAAAGAAAAAACAGGGCTCATTATGAGCCGGGTCATCAACGATGCTGAGATTGTTGCGGCCGTCATTTCGAGTAACCTTCGTGATGCGGTGATTAACTTCTTTTATGTTTTAACTCACTTAATGATTTTGATTTATTTGAATTCGGAATTATTACTCCTTGCTTGTCTCACGATTCCCGTGGTGATTATGCCTGTAACTTTGTTTACACGAAAAATTTCTTCTTCTACCGCAAGGTTCCAAGAAAAACTCGCAGATTTAAACAGCCATATCCAAGAATTCATTTCTGGAATTAAGGTGATCCGAACCTTTCGTCAGGAAAACCAAGACCTTAAAAAATTTGATCATATCAACTTTAGAGTGTATCGGCGCACTTTCAAAGGACAGTTTTACTTACAAATGGCACCAAGTCTTGTGGAGTTAACCTCTTCCATTGTGGTTCTAGGATACTTTGCGATGGGTGCCAAATTCATTTATTCAGGTAAGTTCACACAAGGGGAGTTTATGGCCTTCCTCCTTACCTTGTTATTTTTACTTCGTCCTCTCACCCAACTTTCACAGATGGTGGGAAAAATCACCCAAGCCAATTCTGCTGGGAAACGAATTTTTGAAATCATCGATCGTGATTCTGAAGTGGTGGAACATGGAGATGAAATCATTCTCGAAAAAATAGAGAAGGGTATTCAGTTTGATGACATTCACTTTTCTTATCCAGGAACCAACCAAGAAGTTTTAAAAGGAATCAACTTAGATATCAAACTGGGTGAGACTTATGCCTTCGTGGGAACCAGTGGTTCTGGTAAGTCCACAATGATGGATTTAATTCCTAGATTCTTTGATCCTACTGCTGGAAAAATTCGTATCGATGGAATTGACATACGTAACTATTCTCTCAAATCCCTTCGTAAAAAAATTGGAATTGTCACTCAGGAAATTTTCCTATTTCACGGAACCATAGCAGATAACATCGCTTATGGGACTGGGGCTGCCACTCGTAAAGAAGTGGTTCGGGCAGCGCGACTCGCCAATGCTCACGATTTCATCACCAATATGGAAAACGGATACGATACCGTCATTGGCGTTCGAGGGCTTGACTTAAGTGGAGGCCAAAGGCAACGTCTGGTCATCGCCCGCGCCTTGTTGCGAAATGCGGAAATTATGATTTTAGATGAAGCAACGAGTGCCTTGGATGCAGAATCCGAAAGGTTGGTCAGTCGTGCTTTGGAACGTCTTTTTAAAAACAGAACCACCTTTATCATTGCCCACCGCCTTTCCACAGTGCGTCGTGTGAAAAATATTGTGGTGATTGAAGAAGGGGAGATCAAAGAACAAGGGGATCACGATTCCCTTCTCGCCCAAAATGGAATTTATAAAAAATTATACGAAAGTCAATTTGCGGAAACGGAGATCCAAATATGA
- a CDS encoding response regulator gives MKRVLIVDDNDRYANNLKSYFDSKNIPSDRAVDAKEGFVLFSKNPNYDMIVSDVTMETQTSGLWMMRQIYKSGYKGVLVIASTGFDVFGVMPFSSLFLPWFCGLHWMIPKVPLKQGTVEWVPTALSKGKVSPF, from the coding sequence ATGAAAAGAGTTTTAATCGTTGATGATAATGATCGTTATGCGAATAATTTGAAATCATACTTTGACTCTAAAAATATTCCCTCTGACAGGGCCGTGGATGCAAAAGAAGGGTTTGTCCTTTTTTCTAAAAATCCAAATTATGATATGATTGTTTCTGATGTGACTATGGAAACCCAAACCTCAGGGCTTTGGATGATGCGTCAGATTTACAAATCTGGTTACAAGGGTGTTCTTGTGATTGCTTCTACTGGATTTGATGTATTTGGTGTGATGCCTTTTTCTTCTTTGTTTTTACCTTGGTTTTGTGGACTTCACTGGATGATTCCGAAAGTCCCACTCAAACAAGGAACGGTGGAATGGGTTCCCACCGCCCTCTCAAAAGGAAAAGTTAGTCCTTTTTAG
- a CDS encoding GlsB/YeaQ/YmgE family stress response membrane protein: MFSFIWFLLIGLAAGWLAGRILRGKGFGLIANLVIGVVGSFLGGVVFGLLGFRSYGLIAELIVAVIGAILLIFIAGLIKKR, translated from the coding sequence ATGTTTAGTTTTATTTGGTTTTTACTGATTGGTCTTGCGGCAGGTTGGCTTGCCGGTCGTATTTTGCGTGGGAAAGGGTTTGGCCTCATTGCCAATTTGGTGATCGGAGTCGTGGGTTCGTTTTTGGGAGGGGTTGTATTCGGGCTTTTAGGTTTTCGTTCTTACGGCCTCATTGCGGAACTCATTGTGGCTGTGATCGGTGCCATTCTACTTATCTTCATTGCAGGTCTGATCAAAAAAAGATAA
- a CDS encoding anthranilate synthase component II, with amino-acid sequence MFLLIDNYDSFTYILYQYLNQITPTTVMRHDEDMPVDLYKNYKAVVLSPGPGLPKTSGKLLPHLHSVYESLPVLGICLGHQAIAEVAGARLEQTRDIFHGRPSEIQHDGKGLFKNIPNGFLANRYHSWAVSKVSLPSELEVTAETKDGVIMGIRHRKWNKVFGVQFHPESILTEHGETLLRNFYEEVIK; translated from the coding sequence ATGTTCCTTCTCATCGACAACTACGACTCATTCACCTATATTCTGTACCAATACCTGAACCAAATCACGCCGACAACAGTAATGCGTCATGATGAAGATATGCCGGTAGATTTGTATAAAAATTACAAAGCGGTGGTTTTATCTCCAGGACCCGGCCTTCCGAAAACTTCAGGAAAACTTCTACCGCATTTACATTCAGTTTATGAGTCATTGCCAGTTCTTGGAATTTGTCTCGGACATCAGGCCATTGCAGAGGTGGCGGGTGCGAGGCTCGAACAAACGAGAGACATATTCCATGGACGGCCGTCAGAGATCCAACACGATGGCAAAGGTCTCTTTAAAAACATTCCCAATGGGTTTTTGGCGAATCGTTATCATTCCTGGGCGGTTTCGAAAGTTTCTTTACCCAGTGAATTGGAAGTGACAGCCGAAACCAAAGATGGAGTCATAATGGGAATTCGTCACAGAAAATGGAATAAGGTCTTTGGGGTTCAGTTCCATCCCGAATCCATCCTCACCGAACATGGGGAAACCTTACTTCGTAACTTCTATGAGGAAGTCATCAAATGA